The following coding sequences are from one Macaca nemestrina isolate mMacNem1 chromosome 1, mMacNem.hap1, whole genome shotgun sequence window:
- the LOC105498074 gene encoding SH2 domain-containing protein 2A isoform X1 — protein sequence MEFPLAQICPQGSHEAPIPTFSTFQITDMTHRSCRNLGYTAASPQALEAASIPGNAERAEEVPGEGSLSLQAETRAWFQKTQAHWLLQHGAAPAWFHGFITRREAERLLEPKPQGCYLVRFSESAVTFVLTYRSRTCCRHFLLAQLGDGRHVVLGEDSAHERLQDLLRHYTAHPLSPYGETLTEPLARQTPEPAGLPLRTEESNSGSKSQDPNPEYSPIIKQGQATVPMQKEAAGEKEPSQPLRPKPPIPAKPQLPPEVYTSPVSRRLPAPPPKPSNPIYNEPDEPIAFYAMGRGSPGEAPSNIYVEVEDEGPPATLGHPVLRKSQSRPVPGGQNTGGSQLHSENSVIGQGPPLPHQPPPAWRHTLPHNLSRQVLQDRGQAWLPLGPPQ from the exons ATGGAGTTCCCCCTGGCCCAGATATGTCCCCAAG GGAGTCACGAAGCCCCCATCCCAACCTTCAGCACCTTCCAGATCACGGACATGACCCACAGGAGCTGCCGGAACCTGGGCTACACTGCG GCATCTCCCCAGGCCCTGGAGGCTGCCTCCATCCCAGGGAATGCTGAGAGGGCAGAGGAGGTGCCTGGAGAAGGAAGCCTGTCCCTGCAGGCGGAGACCCGGGCTTGGTTCCAGAAGACCCAGGCCCACTGGCTCCTGCAGCATGGGGCAGCCCCTGCCTGGTTCCATGGCTTCATCACCCGGAG GGAGGCAGAGAGGCTGCTGGAGCCCAAGCCTCAGGGATGCTACTTGGTGCGGTTCAGCGAGAGCGCGGTGACCTTCGTGCTGACTTACAG GAGCCGGACTTGCTGCCGCCACTTCCTGCTGGCCCAGCTCGGGGACGGGCGCCACGTGGTGCTGGGCGAGGACAGCGCCCACGAACGGCTGCAGGACCTGCTGCGGCACTACACGGCGCACCCGCTCAGCCCCTACGGGGAGACGCTCACCGAGCCGCTCGCCCGCCAG ACTCCTGAGCCTGCAGGACTTCCCCTGAGGACCGAAGAATCAAACTCTGGAAGCAAAAGCCAGGACCCAAACCCCGAATACAGCCCAATCATCAAGCAGGGGCAAGCCACAGTCCCAATGCAGAAAGAAGCGGCCGGGGAGAAGGAG CCCTCCCAGCCACTCAGGCCCAAGCCTCCCATCCCTGCCAAACCTCAGCTGCCCCCAGAAGTTTACACGAGCCCTGTTTCACGACGCCTCCCGGCCCCACCCCCCAAGCCCTCCAATCCTATCTACAACGAGCCTGATGAACCCATAGCCTTCTACGCCATGGGCCGGGGCAGCCCCGGGGAAGCCCCCAGCAACATCtatgtggaggtggaagatgaGGGCCCACCTGCCACCCTTGGGCACCCTGTCCTACGGAAGAGCCAGTCCAGGCCTGTCCCAGGAGGCCAG AATACAGGTGGCTCCCAGCTGCATTCTGAGAACTCTGTGATTGGGCAAggccctcccctgccccaccagCCCCCACCCGCCTGGAGACACACCCTCCCCCACAATCTTTCTAGACAGGTGCTTCAGGACAGAGGACAGGCATGGCTCCCCCTTGGGCCTCCTCAGTAG
- the LOC105498074 gene encoding SH2 domain-containing protein 2A isoform X2, which produces MEFPLAQICPQGSHEAPIPTFSTFQITDMTHRSCRNLGYTAALEAASIPGNAERAEEVPGEGSLSLQAETRAWFQKTQAHWLLQHGAAPAWFHGFITRREAERLLEPKPQGCYLVRFSESAVTFVLTYRSRTCCRHFLLAQLGDGRHVVLGEDSAHERLQDLLRHYTAHPLSPYGETLTEPLARQTPEPAGLPLRTEESNSGSKSQDPNPEYSPIIKQGQATVPMQKEAAGEKEPSQPLRPKPPIPAKPQLPPEVYTSPVSRRLPAPPPKPSNPIYNEPDEPIAFYAMGRGSPGEAPSNIYVEVEDEGPPATLGHPVLRKSQSRPVPGGQNTGGSQLHSENSVIGQGPPLPHQPPPAWRHTLPHNLSRQVLQDRGQAWLPLGPPQ; this is translated from the exons ATGGAGTTCCCCCTGGCCCAGATATGTCCCCAAG GGAGTCACGAAGCCCCCATCCCAACCTTCAGCACCTTCCAGATCACGGACATGACCCACAGGAGCTGCCGGAACCTGGGCTACACTGCG GCCCTGGAGGCTGCCTCCATCCCAGGGAATGCTGAGAGGGCAGAGGAGGTGCCTGGAGAAGGAAGCCTGTCCCTGCAGGCGGAGACCCGGGCTTGGTTCCAGAAGACCCAGGCCCACTGGCTCCTGCAGCATGGGGCAGCCCCTGCCTGGTTCCATGGCTTCATCACCCGGAG GGAGGCAGAGAGGCTGCTGGAGCCCAAGCCTCAGGGATGCTACTTGGTGCGGTTCAGCGAGAGCGCGGTGACCTTCGTGCTGACTTACAG GAGCCGGACTTGCTGCCGCCACTTCCTGCTGGCCCAGCTCGGGGACGGGCGCCACGTGGTGCTGGGCGAGGACAGCGCCCACGAACGGCTGCAGGACCTGCTGCGGCACTACACGGCGCACCCGCTCAGCCCCTACGGGGAGACGCTCACCGAGCCGCTCGCCCGCCAG ACTCCTGAGCCTGCAGGACTTCCCCTGAGGACCGAAGAATCAAACTCTGGAAGCAAAAGCCAGGACCCAAACCCCGAATACAGCCCAATCATCAAGCAGGGGCAAGCCACAGTCCCAATGCAGAAAGAAGCGGCCGGGGAGAAGGAG CCCTCCCAGCCACTCAGGCCCAAGCCTCCCATCCCTGCCAAACCTCAGCTGCCCCCAGAAGTTTACACGAGCCCTGTTTCACGACGCCTCCCGGCCCCACCCCCCAAGCCCTCCAATCCTATCTACAACGAGCCTGATGAACCCATAGCCTTCTACGCCATGGGCCGGGGCAGCCCCGGGGAAGCCCCCAGCAACATCtatgtggaggtggaagatgaGGGCCCACCTGCCACCCTTGGGCACCCTGTCCTACGGAAGAGCCAGTCCAGGCCTGTCCCAGGAGGCCAG AATACAGGTGGCTCCCAGCTGCATTCTGAGAACTCTGTGATTGGGCAAggccctcccctgccccaccagCCCCCACCCGCCTGGAGACACACCCTCCCCCACAATCTTTCTAGACAGGTGCTTCAGGACAGAGGACAGGCATGGCTCCCCCTTGGGCCTCCTCAGTAG
- the LOC105498074 gene encoding SH2 domain-containing protein 2A isoform X3 — translation MEFPLAQICPQGSHEAPIPTFSTFQITDMTHRSCRNLGYTAASPQALEAASIPGNAERAEEVPGEGSLSLQAETRAWFQKTQAHWLLQHGAAPAWFHGFITRREAERLLEPKPQGCYLVRFSESAVTFVLTYRSRTCCRHFLLAQLGDGRHVVLGEDSAHERLQDLLRHYTAHPLSPYGETLTEPLARQTPEPAGLPLRTEESNSGSKSQDPNPEYSPIIKQGQATVPMQKEAAGEKEPSNPIYNEPDEPIAFYAMGRGSPGEAPSNIYVEVEDEGPPATLGHPVLRKSQSRPVPGGQNTGGSQLHSENSVIGQGPPLPHQPPPAWRHTLPHNLSRQVLQDRGQAWLPLGPPQ, via the exons ATGGAGTTCCCCCTGGCCCAGATATGTCCCCAAG GGAGTCACGAAGCCCCCATCCCAACCTTCAGCACCTTCCAGATCACGGACATGACCCACAGGAGCTGCCGGAACCTGGGCTACACTGCG GCATCTCCCCAGGCCCTGGAGGCTGCCTCCATCCCAGGGAATGCTGAGAGGGCAGAGGAGGTGCCTGGAGAAGGAAGCCTGTCCCTGCAGGCGGAGACCCGGGCTTGGTTCCAGAAGACCCAGGCCCACTGGCTCCTGCAGCATGGGGCAGCCCCTGCCTGGTTCCATGGCTTCATCACCCGGAG GGAGGCAGAGAGGCTGCTGGAGCCCAAGCCTCAGGGATGCTACTTGGTGCGGTTCAGCGAGAGCGCGGTGACCTTCGTGCTGACTTACAG GAGCCGGACTTGCTGCCGCCACTTCCTGCTGGCCCAGCTCGGGGACGGGCGCCACGTGGTGCTGGGCGAGGACAGCGCCCACGAACGGCTGCAGGACCTGCTGCGGCACTACACGGCGCACCCGCTCAGCCCCTACGGGGAGACGCTCACCGAGCCGCTCGCCCGCCAG ACTCCTGAGCCTGCAGGACTTCCCCTGAGGACCGAAGAATCAAACTCTGGAAGCAAAAGCCAGGACCCAAACCCCGAATACAGCCCAATCATCAAGCAGGGGCAAGCCACAGTCCCAATGCAGAAAGAAGCGGCCGGGGAGAAGGAG CCCTCCAATCCTATCTACAACGAGCCTGATGAACCCATAGCCTTCTACGCCATGGGCCGGGGCAGCCCCGGGGAAGCCCCCAGCAACATCtatgtggaggtggaagatgaGGGCCCACCTGCCACCCTTGGGCACCCTGTCCTACGGAAGAGCCAGTCCAGGCCTGTCCCAGGAGGCCAG AATACAGGTGGCTCCCAGCTGCATTCTGAGAACTCTGTGATTGGGCAAggccctcccctgccccaccagCCCCCACCCGCCTGGAGACACACCCTCCCCCACAATCTTTCTAGACAGGTGCTTCAGGACAGAGGACAGGCATGGCTCCCCCTTGGGCCTCCTCAGTAG